One segment of Brassica napus cultivar Da-Ae chromosome C3, Da-Ae, whole genome shotgun sequence DNA contains the following:
- the LOC106387010 gene encoding ankyrin repeat-containing protein ITN1-like has product MGSRIQEEKEMEPDMEKGWATDPVSPAGSTVADLSSPTPTPRKTLVLSNSGKALMVSNSSKSLGLSNSGKRFDPTGKKKYVKQVTGRHNDTELHLAAQRGDLAAVKQILSDIDSQITGTISGSDFDDEVAQIMTSVVNEVNELGETPLFTAAEKGNIDVVKELLCYTTKESLMQKNLSGFDALHIACSQGHRAIVQLLLEHEPLLSKTVAQSNATPLVSAATRGHSEVVNELLAKDSSLLEISRSNGKNALHLAARQGHVDIVRTLLDKDPQLARRTDKKGQTSLHMAVKGISSEVVRLLLRADPAIVMLPDKFGNTVLHIATRKKRAEIVNELLQLPDTNVNALTRDHKTAYDIAEGLTHSEETQEIKEILSRCGALKANELNQPRDELRKTVTEIKKDVHTQLEQTRRTNKNVDGIAKELRKLHRAGINNATNSVTVVAVLFATVAFAAIFTVPGGDDDNGVAVMVHATSFKIFFIFNAIALFTSLAVVVVQITLVRGETKTERRVVEVINKLMWLASVCTSVAFISSSYIVVGRRNRYAAVVVTVIGTVTMTGILSIMTYYVVKSKRTRKVRKKEKKKKFGRTGTGSWHNANPSETESEVNPIYAI; this is encoded by the exons ATGGGATCTAGAATCCAAGAAG agaaggagatggaacCAGATATGGAGAAGGGTTGGGCGACGGATCCGGTGAGTCCGGCAGGAAGTACTGTAGCGGACCTGTCGTCACCAACTCCAACCCCAAGGAAGACTCTGGTTCTGTCCAATTCAGGGAAGGCTCTTATGGTGTCTAATTCAAGCAAGTCCTTAGGACTTTCCAATTCGGGAAAACGGTTTGATCCAACGGGTAAAAAGAAGTATGTGAAACAAGTCACTGGCCGCCACAACGACACCGAGCTTCATCTAGCTGCTCAAAGAGGAGACTTGGCTGCTGTTAAGCAGATTCTTAGTGACATTGATTCTCAGATTACTGGTACCATTTCAGGATCTGATTTTGATGACGAG GTGGCACAAATAATGACATCAGTGGTAAACGAGGTTAATGAGTTAGGAGAGACACCACTTTTTACAGCAGCAGAGAAAGGCAATATTGATGTTGTGAAAGAGCTTTTGTGTTATACCACCAAAGAGTCTCTTATGCAGAAGAATCTTTCTGGATTCGACGCTTTACATATTGCTTGCAGTCAAGGCCATCGAG CTATTGTTCAGTTACTGCTAGAGCATGAACCTCTATTGAGTAAAACAGTAGCTCAATCAAACGCAACACCACTTGTTTCTGCTGCAACACGAGGGCATTCAGAAGTAGTTAATGAGTTGCTTGCTAAAGACTCAAGCTTGCTTGAGATATCAAGATCTAATGGGAAAAACGCGCTTCACCTAGCTGCACGTCAAGGTCATGTAGATATTGTAAGAACGTTGCTTGATAAAGATCCGCAGTTAGCAAGAAGAACAGACAAGAAAGGACAAACGTCTTTACATATGGCTGTGAAAGGAATTAGCTCAGAAGTCGTGAGATTACTCCTTCGAGCTGATCCGGCTATCGTCATGCTTCCTGACAAGTTTGGTAACACCGTGTTGCATATCGCTACACGAAAGAAAAGAGCAGAG ATTGTGAATGAACTGTTACAACTTCCTGATACAAACGTGAATGCGCTAACACGAGATCATAAGACCGCCTACGACATAGCTGAAGGACTCACTCATTCAGAGGAAACGCAAGAGATCAAAGAAATATTATCCCGTTGCGGTGCACTCAAAGCAAACGAGCTGAACCAGCCAAGAGACGAGCTGCGAAAGACCGTGACCGAGATTAAAAAAGACGTCCACACGCAGCTAGAACAAACCCGAAGAACCAACAAAAACGTCGACGGAATCGCCAAGGAGCTAAGGAAACTCCACAGAGCTGGGATCAACAATGCTACAAACTCTGTAACCGTCGTGGCTGTCCTCTTCGCCACCGTGGCATTCGCAGCCATTTTCACGGTTCCGGGAGGCGATGACGACAACGGTGTGGCCGTGATGGTACACGCAACATCATTCAAGATATTCTTTATATTCAACGCGATTGCGCTCTTCACTTCGTTAGCAGTAGTTGTCGTGCAAATCACGTTAGTGAGAGGAGAGACTAAAACGGAGAGACGTGTGGTGGAAGTAATCAATAAACTGATGTGGCTTGCCTCTGTCTGCACCAGCGTGGCGTTCATTTCTTCCTCCTACATTGTGGTTGGTCGGAGAAATAGATACGCTGCTGTTGTGGTTACGGTTATAGGAACCGTGACGATGACAGGGATTTTGAGTATAATGACTTATTATGTTGTGAAGTCTAAGAGAACGAGGAAGgtgaggaagaaggagaagaagaagaagtttggCAGAACGGGGACAGGCTCATGGCATAATGCGAATCCATCCGAGACTGAATCGGAGGTTAATCCAATTTACGCTATCTGA
- the LOC125582983 gene encoding glutathione S-transferase T3-like has product MDSNPSTGTSKFVDLLNSQQTVFFGNNEDSVELSSSQVLFLGSKRNEASSHAAEKERQKWTPQDDIVLISSWLNTSKDVVVGNDQKAGRFWARVSAYFEFSGAYDAATREKSSGQNENDVVKLTHQIFYNNHQKRFTLEHAWKELRNDQKWCDLTSAKNDGSSKKRKCEDPADSSTYEATDSKRPPGVKAAKATGKNKEVQQHTMNEFQNMWTIREKDMAVKERMAKMSLLEGLIGRTEGLDEEEKLLKKKLITDVMSS; this is encoded by the exons ATGGATTCCAATCCATCTACTGGAACCTCAAAGTTTGTTGATCTACTTAATAGTCAACAAACTGTTTTCTTTGGTAACAATGAAGATAGTGTTGAACTATCTTCATCGCAAGTTCTTTTCCTAGGCAGTAAACGTAACGAAGCCTCAAGTCATGCAGCGGAAAAAGAACGACAGAAATGGACACCACAAGATGATATTGTCCTCATCAGCTCGTGGTTAAACACGAGCAAAGATGTTGTGGTTGGCAACGACCAAAAAGCAGGGAGGTTTTGGGCTAGAGTTTCTGCCTACTTTGAG TTCTCTGGAGCGTATGATGCTGCTACTAGGGAGAAAAGTAGTGggcaaaatgagaatgatgttGTCAAATTAACTCATCAAATATTCTACAACAATCATCAGAAGAGATTCACTCTAGAACACGCATGGAAGGAGCTAAGAAACGACCAGAAGTGGTGTGACCTTACTTCTGCTAAAAACGATGGGAGTTCAAAGAAGAGGAAGTGTGAGGATCCTGCAGATTCATCAACCTATGAAGCCACTGATAGCAAGCGTCCCCCGGGTGTTAAGGCCGCAAAGGCGACTGGTAAGAACAAAGAAGTACAGCAGCATACTATGAATGAGTTTCAGAATATGTGGACAATCAGAGAGAAGGATATGGCAGTGAAAGAACGTATGGCTAAGATGAGTCTGCTTGAGGGTCTCATTGGGAGAACAGAGGGTCTAGATGAGGAGGAAAAACTTCTCAAGAAGAAGCTCATCACTGACGTTATGTCTAGTTAG
- the LOC106384228 gene encoding pathogenesis-related protein 1-like yields METSVNLSHPSSCLLLFFLLFSDHHSAAGTYIPGMSNAAARMFNRARKAKQASEFLNAHNTARESSGVPPLGWDRGLARFADKWAKQRKPDCSMQHSGGPYGENIFLYRHRKTWWPERVVMKWYEERFSYDSKTNSGASGEMCGHYTQIVWRDTTAVGCARVKCDEGRGFLVVCEYNPRGNYEGESPFDQSQ; encoded by the coding sequence ATGGAGACGTCTGTCAATCTGTCTCACCCATCATCATGTCTACTCTtattcttccttctcttctccGATCACCATTCCGCCGCCGGAACTTACATCCCCGGCATGTCAAATGCAGCTGCACGTATGTTCAACAGAGCGAGGAAAGCAAAACAAGCGAGCGAGTTTCTAAACGCTCACAACACAGCACGCGAGTCTTCAGGCGTGCCACCTCTTGGATGGGACAGAGGCCTGGCCCGGTTCGCTGATAAATGGGCCAAACAACGTAAGCCCGATTGCAGTATGCAACATTCAGGTGGGCCTTACggcgaaaatatttttttgtaccgGCATAGGAAGACGTGGTGGCCGGAGAGAGTGGTGATGAAATGGTATGAAGAGAGGTTTAGCTACGACTCGAAAACAAACTCGGGCGCGTCGGGAGAGATGTGCGGTCATTACACGCAGATCGTGTGGCGAGACACGACAGCTGTTGGATGCGCACGTGTGAAATGTGATGAAGGTCGTGGGTTTCTTGTGGTGTGTGAGTATAATCCACGTGGGAATTACGAAGGTGAAAGCCCTTTCGATCAATCACAGTAA